Proteins encoded within one genomic window of Spirochaeta isovalerica:
- a CDS encoding ribonuclease catalytic domain-containing protein, giving the protein MEKGNLVLYKHNPAIVTAVADKIDIVLKGGKTKKVREKDIQLLHKGPTGNFEELKETEGQIEEGWELLIGEKPDLEELSSLIFGQYTPSTAWQAYLLLNRTIYFKGTVEEIIVCTPEEVEQASLAKKAKEEEQAQWQAFMERLKSRTTLPEDKTFFIDLENMAYKKSRNSRILTELGRAKTPENAHKTLLELGIWDYSINPWPNRYELSLKSSSAELSFFEDDERVDLTHLESFAIDDEGNTDPDDAISIDGDRIWIHIADAALLAPPDSDADLEASRRGANLYIPETTVSMLPPEATEKLGLGLHEISPAFSFGLTFDPEMNVDDITLVLSNVKVTRLTYSQADKMLDKGPLKDIYEVTSRYREKRISNGAVELSLPEAKIRADENNRVEIRPIPELESRKMVTDAMLMAGNAAALFAIRNEIPVPFATQPKPDFDKKPEPDPASQFASRKFMKRSRMSTVPEGHGGLGLDFYARATSPLRRYPDLIVLQQLRNHITGKPILNEDQVIERVALFESVSGTVVSAERKSNLHWKLVYLLQNPEWKGSAVYVGKKEKQAVFLIPDLAMEVLMPVKKDLPLNGTIEITPDLIDLANQEVIFKEIVEN; this is encoded by the coding sequence ATGGAAAAAGGGAATTTAGTTTTATACAAGCATAATCCCGCCATTGTTACAGCAGTGGCGGATAAAATCGATATCGTCCTGAAGGGCGGCAAAACAAAAAAAGTCAGAGAAAAAGATATCCAGCTTCTCCATAAAGGACCGACAGGCAATTTTGAGGAGCTTAAGGAAACAGAGGGCCAGATAGAGGAAGGCTGGGAATTGCTGATCGGAGAGAAACCCGATCTGGAGGAGCTGTCTTCCCTTATATTCGGTCAATACACTCCATCAACGGCATGGCAGGCTTATCTGCTGCTTAATCGGACAATCTACTTCAAAGGAACTGTTGAGGAAATAATTGTCTGCACTCCCGAGGAAGTGGAACAGGCGTCTCTCGCAAAGAAAGCGAAAGAAGAGGAACAGGCACAATGGCAGGCCTTTATGGAGAGATTGAAAAGCAGGACGACTCTCCCCGAAGATAAAACGTTTTTTATTGATCTTGAAAACATGGCCTATAAAAAAAGCAGGAACTCCCGGATCTTAACAGAGCTGGGCCGGGCAAAAACTCCGGAAAACGCCCATAAAACACTGTTGGAACTCGGAATCTGGGATTACAGTATCAACCCCTGGCCGAACCGCTATGAACTATCGCTGAAAAGCTCATCGGCGGAGTTGAGCTTTTTCGAAGATGACGAGAGGGTCGACCTGACCCATCTCGAATCCTTCGCTATTGATGATGAAGGAAATACAGATCCCGATGATGCCATCAGCATTGACGGAGATAGAATATGGATACATATTGCCGATGCCGCATTATTGGCTCCCCCGGACAGTGATGCGGATCTTGAGGCTTCGCGAAGGGGGGCTAATCTCTATATTCCCGAAACAACCGTTTCCATGCTGCCTCCGGAAGCTACTGAAAAACTGGGATTGGGTTTGCATGAAATCTCACCTGCATTCTCTTTCGGATTGACATTCGATCCGGAAATGAATGTCGATGATATCACTCTTGTCCTTTCCAATGTTAAAGTTACAAGACTTACATACAGCCAGGCTGATAAGATGCTCGACAAAGGGCCGCTTAAGGATATTTACGAAGTAACAAGTCGTTATAGGGAAAAACGGATTTCAAATGGAGCCGTTGAATTGAGCCTTCCGGAAGCCAAGATCCGCGCAGATGAAAATAATCGAGTTGAAATTCGCCCAATCCCCGAATTGGAAAGTCGTAAAATGGTTACCGATGCCATGCTGATGGCCGGAAACGCAGCGGCGCTATTCGCAATCAGAAATGAAATCCCCGTTCCCTTTGCGACCCAGCCGAAACCCGACTTCGATAAGAAGCCTGAACCTGATCCGGCATCTCAATTCGCTTCAAGGAAGTTTATGAAAAGGAGCCGGATGTCAACGGTTCCCGAAGGGCACGGAGGTCTCGGTCTCGATTTCTATGCCAGGGCAACGAGCCCCCTGAGACGATATCCCGATCTGATTGTACTTCAGCAGCTCAGAAACCATATAACCGGTAAGCCGATTCTGAATGAAGATCAGGTAATCGAAAGAGTGGCTCTTTTTGAATCTGTTTCCGGTACTGTTGTTTCTGCGGAGAGAAAGTCCAATCTTCACTGGAAACTGGTATATCTACTTCAGAATCCCGAATGGAAAGGTTCAGCGGTTTATGTCGGGAAGAAAGAGAAGCAGGCTGTTTTTCTGATTCCGGATCTGGCTATGGAAGTTCTTATGCCTGTGAAAAAGGATCTTCCACTTAATGGCACAATTGAAATCACTCCGGACCTGATTGACCTGGCGAATCAGGAAGTAATATTTAAGGAAATTGTTGAGAATTGA